The Fusarium falciforme chromosome 12, complete sequence DNA window AGGAGTAAATTGACAAGACACAAGGTAAAGATTGATTGAATTGTGCAAATCATCTTCATATTGTCAAAGTGTCAGCACTGGACACAAACAATAGCGAGATACTTTGAATGCCCAATGAGAAGATCCGCAGGTTGAAGAAATTGCCTCGAGGGTGGATGGTCGAGATATAACTTGCGATCCAACAACCCAGTAAACGCATTGAGTAATAAGCTTGCTCTCACCTCATCACCATGATACCAAACTGCCTCATTCAGTCCGGGATACTGAGTCACAtcttgagaagcttgagaTAGGTCTTTTACAGCTGGACAGATGTGATACGTAAGAGAAACGTGTTAGCGGTAGTGAAGCCTTGACTCTCGCATCTCATTCGAGGTAACATCGTGATACGTAACAGGAACTTCTCAAAATCCACCTGTAAAAGCAAGAAGGGTGCTTATCCGCCTGTTATCTGGGAGATACAGGAAAGCAGCCGGACCCAAAGGATATTTCCTGACAGCCAAAGATTCGGAAGCGAGATGGTGGCTCCCCTGCAGTTCTCTGCAGATCAAACTGGGGTAATTGAGTTTTACTCTATATATCCAGGCGATAAGACATGATGCCCCGAAATCGATGAAGCGAATGCGCCCACAACGGGGGGCATCTAATGATCCTTCGGGCCATAAACCTGTGACATGCAAGACACTTATCAACAATGTTCCACTAATTGATGGGGAAGGAATGTTCAGCCGACGCTCGGTTGGGGTATGACGATGCCAAGACTTGGTTGACCAAACAGAAGGCAGTGCCAATACCCCTGTGCTTTTAAAGCATGAACATGTCAGTTAGCTTGTTCTTTGCGGAGATATCTTTGCGGAGATACGGTCAGCAATAGTTGTCAAGGGCCCAAGTCACGGAACTTGGGGTACAACGAGGAAGACGGAGGAAGACGGAGCTATCGACACAGGGGAATGAGCCCCCTGCCCGTTTGATGCAATTATCAGGGATTAGTATGTGAAATCGGGCTCCGTAGACCCTCTAGCTAGTACACACTCCCCTCATGAGGGCTCGGCCGGGGGGACCTTTGGACCTAATCATCAATCAATCGTTTCTTGACATGAGTTGCATACCGTGGCCTTGACAATAGTTGATCATACCCCCCTGCTTATCTTGTTCCATGAGCTTCAAATGAGAGAATAAAGGTCCAGTACAAACAAGGGGTCTTTTCACAGGATGCGTAGCAAGAACTCAATTTGGAGCTCAACGTTCTCAATGATAAGCACAAAACTAACTAACCGTAGCGTGGTTAGGAGTCTCTTCACCCGATACTTTGGGCTAATGTCATCTTTTCCGAGGCCTCCGCTGGAATCGCCGGCAAGATCTGATTCGGTCGATTGTGCTCGTTGAGGGCGGAGAACCTCTGAACCTCGCCTATAATGTCAACCCCCACCAACAAGGCACCCAGGGGGTCTGATGGAGCTGGCCATTCTAATCTTTGCTGCTAGGCAGGATTTACTATTATGTGTTTCATAAATCTGTTTGTCATAACTTTGGAGGAAAATCGATAGCGTAAGATGAAACTTATCtcttctcgaggagcttTCAACAGATAATCGAAACCCTGTGGCTTTGGGTGTAAGCTTATCACAGCAAACCCTCAAATTCTAAGCCATGAGGACTCTGTGGCCGCGGTCTATAAAGTCAGGATGAAAGAAGACACTGTTGGTTAGAAGAACGCCAGCCTCAGTCGATCTTTGCAACCGAACCCCCAATCTCCCAGTCAATTATCGTCAATACCGCCATGAGACACCTTTCTCTCACTGGGCTGATTCTCAGCCTGCAGCCTCTCGTTGCACACTGCGCTCTGATCAACCCGGACATCCGAGCGGACACGAACCGTGATGGCGTGGTTGATCTGGCAGGCGACTCGGATGCAATCAACAAGGCTGTTTGGAGCGATGCGAGAGGCGCCATCTTTCTCCCCAACGTTGGTGACAAAGAATTGCGCTGTTCCAACACCGATCGCAACGGAATACCCTTGAGCAACGAGGAGCTGTCCTGGTGCAATGACGCATCAGGCCATCTTCTGCTTGCTCCAGAGTATCTTGCTCCTCTCAGGACTGTCCCTCTTGCCAACATATCGGATGATGCTTTCGCGCATGTCTACGCTACTCCTCGCGAAGCATATGAAAGGGTCCGTATCTTTTATTTGGAAGATGCGCAGCAACCAAACTCGACAACTTCTTGGAGGCTGGTGAACAAGCAGCTCAACTTCAACGCAACCCAGCTGCGAGATGGCCTGGTTCTCGGAATCGACGGCCGCGAATTTGTTACCGAGGCTGAAGTCTGGGATGGCCATGTTACCGTCCACTTTGACGTATACAACACGCCTGGTTCCAAAGACTATGTTCGCGACTCGGTCGCTCTCAAGGTGGCCCCAGTCCTTACCCATCACCCGCTCCAGCGTGTCGAGACACTCGTCAGCACATTCGCAAACGACTCTGAGCCCATTCAGCAGTACTTTGTTCAACAACTGGATGATGCTCGCTCCGTCGCCGGTATTGAGAACCCTCTGTGGTTGTTCAATCAGTCCTCTGATATCTGGGCCCAGGATATTGTTGAGCCAGCTTATGCCAGCATGCCAGGCCCCAATGGTCCCATTGCTATCCGAATCATGCTTCGATCAGCGCAGTCCACTCGAACTGGTGGTCGTCAAGTCTTTGAACAGCTTCGAGGCCCCGGCATCGGCGGGTTTCAACCGGCAGATGGTCCAGGAATCGGCTTTTCATCTTCTGGGTTTGGCTACCATACTATCAACAGCTACGGCAACCTTGAGACTATTCCTCCTCACCGGAGCAAGGATGGCACTCTCTACAAAACTGGTCGAGTCATTCAAGGCAAGCACTTTGAAGAGTTTCCAGCCCAAGCTGTCCGGAACCTCATTTTTGGTAATGGAGTGCAATCGACCCTTTTCCTGGAGACTGGTTGGTTGGTAGTCGGGCACGTCGATGAATTTGTCCAATTCTTGCCTTTTGACAACGACTTGGGCTTCACAATTGGAATCGCCAGTCCAGATGTCGGCATCAAGATCTTGAGCGATGCTCAAGCTGCCGGCCACGGCAACGCATCAGCCATCAGCTTCGATGCCCAGCCCCAGATTGAACGTTTCGATGCCGAGGAGCCGCCTTTCTTGAACTTGTCCGTTTCCAATCTCTTAGATAACAAGACGTTTATCGAGGTGAACAGATACGCCCAGAAATGGATCGATTACAACCTCGATATTCTCTTGTCCGAGATTCCTCTTGACAGGGAGGATGTTGTCCACGTCCCTGCGCTCTACCGTGACCAATCTGGGTATGGACCTTGGATCCGACCTGATGGACTGGACTACTACTGGCCCCCAGTCCACAAAGATGAATATCAACTGGGTGCCTTCATTCCGGCACCCATCAACGGCATTGTTATTGGAAATCACTACTTGAGTCCTAACCCATTTGGCCCGATTATCAACGGTGTCGATGTTATCGCTCAAGCGGTTACAGAAGCGTACACCCGTGCTGGGATGAACGTCACGTTTGTCGATGATTATTATAGCCACCATATGCGTGGTGGTGAGATTCACTGCGGGTCCAACACCCTGAGGGAAACTGATGTGGAATGGTGGCAGTAGATAGGACTGCGTTCTTGAGCACGTTCGCATTCTTGAAAAATGTAGCCAAGCCTAGACGTGTTCAGGGGGGgtagtctaatttataggtACTGATAGACATTCTTTCCTAGTAGAATAATACTAGATTGCCTCCTTGCTCACCTCTTATATGTAAATctaattaaggctaaaaataaggtattatctTAGATCTAGGGCCTTATAGGAGCATATAATCCTAAAAGTAGGATTATATAAGCACCTTAGCCTAAGCTTAGCCTACTCTAACCTTAATTTAGGCCTTCTTAGCCTCAGCTTAGTATTAACTTAGCTTAAAGTAGTAAAAACTTAGctctagaaataaaaatagattttaatatacttaagtcttgtctttaagtatattagtatttaggCTTGGTATTAAAACTATCTCATCACTCCCAATAGCTACAAAGCACTCTAACTCTTAAGCACGCAAGATATCTATCCCGCAAAAGTTCCGGGCTGTGGCCCGAAGAACTCGCCCTCCGGCACCTTGAGTCGAGTGCAAGCGTCGACTTCGCAACCACTATCCGCACTGTTTCCAATCCAGTTGATATCTGCACCATGATAGCTCAcagcgaagaagatgacaaCAGCCGCAAGTGCGATTCCAGTCTGCCAAGCAGCTGAGAGCACATAGTTGTACTTGGACCAAAACGTGAGATACCTCTTGCGGATGACGACCCAAGAGATCCAGCCTGGAATAACGGCGGGCCACATGTAGGCCAAGTTGTAAGGCGACCAAACGTGACCACCGCTGAAGATGACAACGGGATGAATCTTGGTAAGCCAGTGCTTCTTGGGGAGCTTGCGGGTTGCATAGTAGTAGATGATGGGGAAGGCCAGGCCGACGGGGAAAGCAGCGAGCAGAGCGGTATACTGCGCTCCTGATCCGAAAACTCTGCGGGGTGCAAGGGAACCAAAGAGGACAGCAGCAGTAAAGTAGCTCTCGACGCCAGGGCAGCTAAACTTGTCCTTTTGGTTGGTCTCGCAAATGTCGGGGATACTGGTGATCTGGAAATTCATAACACCAGTACAGACAAAGGCTGATACAATAGCTGTCGAGAAGAGTTAGAATAGTCAGTTGAGGTCATGTACCAACCACTTACTGGCAACTGTCTGGCACCAAAACGTCTGACGCTGGGGGATCTTGAGATAGTGGCCAAGCTTGAGGTCATTGGCAAAGTCTAGGGCGTGAGCGACAGTCACATAGCCGAAGCCTTTGAAAAAGTTCATCTAGAGAGAGTCAGTTCTGTTGTAGCATTGACTCCTGGGATGGCCTACCGCCAACGCATTGCCGGGTTGCCATGCTCCTCCGATAAACTCAGCAAGGACATTGTACTCGACTTCGATACCAGTGGTGGCGAAGATGATACCGGTGGGAATCGTGAAAAGAATAGCGAGGGCAATACCAAAGAAGACTGTGCCCACGCTTGTGTTCGTCGGCCAAGCTGCGACAGCGATGATACCGAGGACAATTCCAACGACCTATGAAACCTGTTAGCCGGATCCAGAAACACAGAATAGAAACTCACGTTCAGAATCAAGTACCACCACTCTGGAACCTCGGTGTAACTCTCCATGAGCCTCGTGTGAATGTCCTTAAAGTCATTGACCCTCCCGTTTTTCTTCATGCTCTCCAACAGAGACTTGAAGCCCATCTTAATGTCGTTCCAGTGATACAGAGCCGCATAAGAAATAACGGCACTGTAGACAGCAAAGAAGTAAATACTATGCCAAGTCAGTTCAAGGTTCCTCAAAAGCATCAGAAGAACCAACTAATAGGTGATTGAAGAGGCGGCAATGTAGACTTGGCTGTAAGCCTGATACTTGCTCTCGTCCAACAGTCCGTTCTCATCGAGGATCGACGAAACGTTGTACTTGGCTCCAGTATGGTCAAACATGGTATTCGTGTTGATGGGCAGATATCCTGTGTTGAATGTGTTTGTCCAGTACATTCCCGCAATGGTGATTCCACCCAGGACACAGCCGATAAACATGTTGAAGGTGACATGAAACGGCACCAACAAGGGGTCGACGTTATAAGTAGCGACGTTCCAGTCAAAGGTAGGGAACGGGTTGAGGCCGAGACCCTTCTTGACGCCAGTGATGGCCGCAAGAGTGAAGTTGTCGGGCGCGATCCAAGCTAGCCAGTTGAACAGAGATAGAGCAGAGGCGATGTGCTCGGGAAACCAGAACCAGACAAACATGGCGCCGAAGGACATGAGGAAGAACTTGTACCGGGTCATGCTGTATTTCTTGTTGAAGGGGCCTCGTGCCACGGTATTGCTTTCTGTATATGGTCAGCAGGCTGTAGTTAACAAGTGCCCAGTTCTTTCTTACCATTGTGAAGACTCTGGTTGAGTGCAACTGTGGCCAGCGAACGAGGCCAGATACAAAACGATGGATAAACCAAGAATCGTCGAGCAAGTCCTGCAAGTCCGAAACCGAGCAAGTTCATCGATAGCTATCACAGTCAGCAGGTCACGCAAGGTAGGCTATGAACGGAACCAACCGAGAGGCAGACTTGGAATCCAAAGTCTGCTGCAAAGGGCATGTCAAAGTACTTCTTCAACCAAGTAGTGAAGATGATATATCGAGAGTGAGGCAAGCTCGACGCGACATTGGCCATAATCGAGATCAGCATGTGTTCCTTCTGGTTAAAACGGCCTGGGTTCAACATGTGTGTCGAGCCAAACAAGGTGAACTCCCCGGTGGGCATCCACTTCTCCCAGGCCTTTCCAAGAGGGTATGAAAGAAGCTGAATAACAGGGGCTTGAAGCCTGATAGACGGCTGGCGGACCGAGAAGAGCTGGTTGACGAAGCTCTGCACGACGACAAAGAACAAGCCAATGATCCAGGCCCGTATCGTGCCGGCGGGTGCCGATGGGTCATCTTTGTTGCTGACGACGGCGCGGACTTCAGCGTAGGGTGAGTTCATAGTCAGGAGGGCGACCTCGGTCTTGATGTCTGTGATGTTGTCATGGTGCTTTTCAGGGTTCTCAAAGAGGTCTTCGTTCTGAACAAAAGCTTGAAGGCGAATGATGGAATCCGTGTTGAAGTTGGGATCATGTTCGTGAAAGTAAAGCAACGTCTCGGCGCGCTGCTTAGGTTAGATCTGAGACCTCGACGTGATAAAACAACTCACCCTCTTCGCTTCATCGAGATCAATCGTCCGCCCATactcctcagcctcaagaAATTCCTCAGCAGTAGCACCCAGCAAGTTCGCTCGATCAGTAACAGACTCGCTCGTCGACGGTGTGTTTGAAGAATCATCCTGTCTCTCCGCCAACACGGCAGCATCGCCCGAGGTGGGCTTTTCCGTCACACCAGCCATCTTTTGACGCAGATTTTTTGAGGCTAGGAGAACGCCCCTCCTCAAGCTGCGTGTGTCTGGCTATATAAACAACGCGCCACCCAGTCATTAAGCCTTTTTCGCGGCCCTTTCTCGGGCGCAGAAGCAAATACGTGGAACATACTACCTCGGCGCAAGTCTATAAACAGAAGGTGACCACGTTTATCCTCCAAGGGGAGATCAGGTATGGGGCTCTACCATGGGTATAGGTTGTCATTTAGTAACGGATGTCCCGATGGTGCTCCACGCTGGGGCATACTATCTGCAAGAACCGATGGGTCTGAGCGGGAAGATTGCCGGAATGAGATCCTTGGATGATGTACATCTTCTGCATGGGACTCGTAATGATCGTCTCAAGTCGACTGTGCTTCCGATTCCACTGCAAGCTACCGTCCACCGCCTGCTGACCTACCCCTATCTTACCACATATACCTCCCCTTGTCCTCCCTATGGTGCGGAGTTGTTTCCCATAGAAAACTATCTGCCGAAAAACCGTGCCAAAATTCCCTCTCTGTCTCAGAATCGACATCTCGGAGCACGATTGCGTGCTTGTAAAGTGGACTCTACAAATGGGGCCGGCCCTTGTTGAGTCTCCATCATATAAAGTTTTCCCATCATGGCGAAAGAGGGCCCTGGGCTTGAGAAATGATGCCAAGACTGTCTATTACGTGTTTCAAGACAGATTCTGACCTGGTATAATTGTAAGGGGTATCTATGTCCGTGGTCTAGATCGAGCATCTGCATAGCCTAATATCAACCGTTTGCCGCACATCAAATTCGCATTCATCATTCGATTCTTCAGTGGGTGCAAAGTGAGATGCCTCAGATGGCAAACATAGGATATCAGGGTTCTCTGTGCAGAGACGGGAAGTCTAATCTTAGCCGCTGACTCTATCCCAACGACCCGATATCATCAAAAAACACGGTTTTCGACACAACAAAGCCAATGACGCATGAAGCCGCCTAACGACCGATAGTGTACCCGTCAACTGGTACCTAGCGCCCTTTAAGAGCGTTGTACCATCGACTTGAAGTACCTACTGACCATGAACCTGATACTCGGGTGTGCGGttgtcctcatcatcgtaaTTCCACGTGTCTTCGATgtcatctccaacctcaaAGATGTCAGGCCACTCCATCGCACTCCATTTCTGCGGATTCTCTACCGCTTCGCGGAAATGCTTCATCGCCAAGACAGTCTGCTCCGCCCATCTCTCTGGAGTGACGAGGCCTGTGCCCGTCGCCATCGGAGTCATGAGTATCCTCGAGATCTTGTCGTTCTCGGATGCTGTGCGATTGTGCTTGTCAATGGCGCAGAGCAAGCTCCACACAGCGTCGTAGACAATCTCTCTATCCCACCTAACGTCCATGGGGACACGCATCGTGGGGCAGAGCGCCAAAAATTTGGTGCCCCAGACATTCATCGATCGCTGACGGAAGGCTTCCGGGATCCGAACTATGGTGCAGGTTCCGGGGGGCGCAAAGCCTCGCCATTCATCATACAGCTGTTCCTGAGCTGCCCGAGTGAGCGCCATATAGTCGTCGCCGGGCGAGAAGGCGAGGGAGATGGCATCATCGAAGCCACCGTCTAGCTGACCATATGAATTTGCAGGAGAAACGATGGTGTCGAATTGAACTGTGGATGGTACTCCCGTGAGCTCGCAGTTGA harbors:
- a CDS encoding PAD domain-containing protein, translating into MRHLSLTGLILSLQPLVAHCALINPDIRADTNRDGVVDLAGDSDAINKAVWSDARGAIFLPNVGDKELRCSNTDRNGIPLSNEELSWCNDASGHLLLAPEYLAPLRTVPLANISDDAFAHVYATPREAYERVRIFYLEDAQQPNSTTSWRLVNKQLNFNATQLRDGLVLGIDGREFVTEAEVWDGHVTVHFDVYNTPGSKDYVRDSVALKVAPVLTHHPLQRVETLVSTFANDSEPIQQYFVQQLDDARSVAGIENPLWLFNQSSDIWAQDIVEPAYASMPGPNGPIAIRIMLRSAQSTRTGGRQVFEQLRGPGIGGFQPADGPGIGFSSSGFGYHTINSYGNLETIPPHRSKDGTLYKTGRVIQGKHFEEFPAQAVRNLIFGNGVQSTLFLETGWLVVGHVDEFVQFLPFDNDLGFTIGIASPDVGIKILSDAQAAGHGNASAISFDAQPQIERFDAEEPPFLNLSVSNLLDNKTFIEVNRYAQKWIDYNLDILLSEIPLDREDVVHVPALYRDQSGYGPWIRPDGLDYYWPPVHKDEYQLGAFIPAPINGIVIGNHYLSPNPFGPIINGVDVIAQAVTEAYTRAGMNVTFVDDYYSHHMRGGEIHCGSNTLRETDVEWWQ